A region of the Amycolatopsis sp. cg13 genome:
CAGGCGGATGCAGCGAGCAGCGGATCCGATGCCAGTCGAGCGAAGCTCAGGAGCGACCGAACCTGATTCGCTGAGGCAGGCATCGGACCGCGGCTACTGCCTTCTGGCCGCCAGGTTGGCGAGCATCGCGTTGTAGGCGGCGAAATCGTCGTCGTCGCCTTGGTCGAAGCGACGGTCCAGACGCGCGGCTTCGCGGTCGTCGTGGCGGCCCCACTGCACCAGCAGCGCCACGACGACCACGATCATCGGGATTTCCCCGGTGGCCCAGGCGATGCCGCCGCCAAGGCGTTGATCGGAGAGGAGGTCAGGCATCCACGGCAGGGACAGGTAGCGGTAGAACGTCTCGGCGATCACCGTCTGCTTGTTCATCAGGATCACGCCGAAGAACGCGTGGAACGGCATCACCGCGAACATCATGCCGAGCCGCGCGAGATGCGGCAACGAGCGCGGCGGGAGGTCGACGCCGATCACCAGCCAGAAGAAAACGTAGCCGGACACGAGGAAATGGAGGTTCATCAGCTGGTGCGCCCAGTGGTAGCGCATCGCCTCGCCGAACAGGCCCGAAAAGTACAGCGCGTAGTACGAGCCGACGAACACCACCGACGCCGCCAGCGGGTGCGCGACCAGGCGCGTGAACCGCGAGTGCAGCAGCGCCACCAGCCACTCGCGCGGACCGTCCGGTCCGTTGCCCGCCACCGGCAAGGCGCGCAACGCGAGGGTCACCGGGCCGCCGAGCACGAGCAGCACCGGGGCGAGCATGGCCAGCGTCATGTGGATGACCATGTGCAGGCTGAAGGTTCCGGACGAGTACTTGCCCAGGCCGGACGACGTCGCGATCAGCACCGTCGCCCAGCCGCAGGTCCACGCCCAGAACCGGCCGCGCGGCCAGTCGTCGCCGCGAGTGCGGAGACGGCGCGCCCCGACCGCGTAGGCCGCGATGGCGAGCACTGCCACGACACCGAGCAGCAAGTCCGGACGCCAATCCAGGAAGAGCCTGGCGAACGTCGGAGGGTCGGGCAGGTCGTAGCCGAGCACGGTCTCGCCGACGGTCGCCGGATCGTCCACGAACGCTGGTGGCACCAGATGTGCCAGCCCAGCCGAGACGCCCATAGCCCCAGCCAGCACCACGACCTCAGCAACGAGAGCCGCTTTCCCGCCGCCCCAACGACGGCGCGTGCCGGCGATCAGCACCGCCAACACCACCGTGACAACGATCTTCACCCCGAGGAGAAAACCATAGCCAGTAAGTAATCCAGCCGGACGGGCAAGTGCGAGGCCGTCGACTATTCCGGACGCGGCGAGTACGACGAGACAACAGGTCGCCAACCGCCGATACCGGCGCAGCGCGACCTCTCGTGCCGAGCCCGAACGCCGGACGTGGAGCAGCAGCGCGACGAGGGAGCCAGTCCACAGGGCTGCCGCGATCACGTGCCACACCAAGGCATTCGTGGCCAGGTCGTGCCACCCGCCGATGGAAACGTGCCCGGCGATGGCGCGCGGCAGCAGTCCGACGATGGCGAGCCCCAGCCACCACACCGTGGTGCGCCAGGTCAACGTGCGCCAAACGCCGATCGCTACGGTCGCCGCCACTGCCAGGACGCAGAGCCAGGCTTTGGGTTCCTCCATGGCGTCGACGAGGACGGCGAGGTTCGCCAGGTGCAACGCCTCGGAAACCGGGCGCCCGGACGCGTCAGCGGCGTCGAACGGCACCAGCACCGCGGCCGCGAGCGCCCAGACGACCGCGGCGCCCGCAGCGGTGCGGGTCGCTGCGTAGCCGTCCGGGGAGAGCCGTCCCGATTCGCCGGGAGGGCTCAGAAACGCCGCGAACGCCAGCCCGCCGACGCAGACCACCCCGGCCGCGTCGGCGATCAACCGGAGCAAGGAGGTGCCCAAGGACGTCAACGGGCCGGGAGCCGGGTTGCCGAGAGCGGCATAGACATCGCCCGCCGCGGCGACCACCGCCACGACGGCCACGGCGGCAAACCCCGCTGCGGCAAGCAAACCCCGCCGG
Encoded here:
- a CDS encoding cytochrome c oxidase assembly protein, whose translation is MRTIPAPHRRGLLAAAGFAAVAVVAVVAAAGDVYAALGNPAPGPLTSLGTSLLRLIADAAGVVCVGGLAFAAFLSPPGESGRLSPDGYAATRTAAGAAVVWALAAAVLVPFDAADASGRPVSEALHLANLAVLVDAMEEPKAWLCVLAVAATVAIGVWRTLTWRTTVWWLGLAIVGLLPRAIAGHVSIGGWHDLATNALVWHVIAAALWTGSLVALLLHVRRSGSAREVALRRYRRLATCCLVVLAASGIVDGLALARPAGLLTGYGFLLGVKIVVTVVLAVLIAGTRRRWGGGKAALVAEVVVLAGAMGVSAGLAHLVPPAFVDDPATVGETVLGYDLPDPPTFARLFLDWRPDLLLGVVAVLAIAAYAVGARRLRTRGDDWPRGRFWAWTCGWATVLIATSSGLGKYSSGTFSLHMVIHMTLAMLAPVLLVLGGPVTLALRALPVAGNGPDGPREWLVALLHSRFTRLVAHPLAASVVFVGSYYALYFSGLFGEAMRYHWAHQLMNLHFLVSGYVFFWLVIGVDLPPRSLPHLARLGMMFAVMPFHAFFGVILMNKQTVIAETFYRYLSLPWMPDLLSDQRLGGGIAWATGEIPMIVVVVALLVQWGRHDDREAARLDRRFDQGDDDDFAAYNAMLANLAARRQ